One Salvia splendens isolate huo1 chromosome 22, SspV2, whole genome shotgun sequence DNA segment encodes these proteins:
- the LOC121786679 gene encoding uncharacterized protein LOC121786679 — translation MTSQFLVWNAQGVANARTKRHLRYLIREHKILFAAVIEPHRTPPALGKNFQGLRFAGSNESGHIWIPAHEDWTVEVVDDSRQALHVKISAAVFPFPIYITIVYGLHTRETRQALWEKLGDISMAMEGRPWLVGGDFNMFLTNEERHGSDTDRHRDMMDFANAIAECQLIDPGFDGPIFTWYRGGFGRGWTAS, via the coding sequence ATGACAAGCCAGTTCCTAGTGTGGAACGCTCAGGGTGTGGCGAATGCCCGCACTAAGAGACATCTGAGATATCTGATTCGAGAACACAAGATTTTGTTTGCGGCAGTGATTGAACCACACAGGACACCACCAGCTTTAGGGAAGAACTTTCAGGGCCTTCGATTTGCGGGATCCAATGAAAGTGGTCATATTTGGATTCCTGCCCATGAGGATTGGACAGTGGAAGTGGTTGATGACTCGAGACAGGCCTTACACGTTAAGATCTCTGCCGCAGTCTTCCCTTTCCCGATCTACATCACCATAGTATATGGGCTACACACGAGAGAGACGAGACAGGCACTTTGGGAGAAGTTGGGAGACATCTCGATGGCTATGGAAGGAAGGCCGTGGCTTGTGGGAGGGGATTTCAACATGTTCCTGACCAATGAAGAGAGACATGGGAGTGACACGGACAGGCACAGAGACATGATGGACTTTGCCAATGCTATTGCTGAGTGCCAGCTGATTGACCCAGGTTTCGATGGACCGATCTTCACGTGGTACAGGGGGGGCTTTGGGAGAGGTTGGACCGCATCTTGA